CGCCGGCTTGCATCGCAAGGCCATCGAGGCGATCAAGGGTCCGATCGACGTGAAGGTCGTGGAGGAGAAGGTCAAGCCGCCGCCGCCGCCCGAAAAGGTCGTGCCGCCGCCGCCCGACATGAAGGCCCCGCCGCCGCCGTTCGTGCCGCCGCCGGAGGTGCAGGTCACCGCACCGCCGCCGCCCAACGCGATCCAGGCCCCGGTGTCCAACGTCCCGCCGCCGACGCGCGAAGTGGCCGCCACGCCGCCGCCCGCACCGGCGCCGGCCCCGGCACCCGTGGCACGTCCGGCCAAGATCACCGCCGGCATGGTCTGCACCAAGATGGGCAAGCCCGAGGTGCCGGCCGTCAACTGGAGCGGCGAGGCCCTGTACAAGGCCACCGCCACCGTCAAGGCCGGCCGCGTGACCGCGGTTGAAATCGCATCGCTGCGTGGCGGTGTGGATCGTCGGGCCCAGCGTGCGCTGATCCAGGCGATCACCGACACGCTGAAGGACACCTACGAGTGCCCCGGCGATCACGTGTTCGAGCAGGAATTCCAGTTCCGCATCGAATAAGCACAGAGCGTCCCAGAAGCACACGTACCCCACATGGGGGTCGGGCCACGAGCCCGGCCCCACGTTACCAACCTGAGTTCCGATCTCTCTCGATCTCTCTACGTAGGAGTTGACTCCATGATCTCTCGCATCTCCGGCCTGTTCGCCGCAATCGCATTTGCCGCGACCCTGGCTGTGTCCCCCCTGACCGCTACCGCCCAGGCTGCCGACGCCGCCTCGGCCGCTCCTGCTGCGACCGAGACCGCTGCTCCCGCCGCCGACGCTGCTCCCGCTGCCGCTCCTGCCGACGCAGCCCACGCCAAGCCGGCCGACAATCCCTACGGCCTGAAGGCCATGATCGACCACGGCGATGCCGTGTCCAAGGGCGTGCTGGCCCTGCTGCTGATCATGTCCATCGGTTCCTGGTACATCCTGATCGTCCGCCTGTGGGACACCCACAAGCTGGCCGGCGAAGCCAAGGAAGTGCGCGCGACCTTCTTCAAGAAGGCCAGCATCGCCGAAGGCGTCAAGAGCCTGAAGGAAGCCGGTGCTTTCCGCTACATCGCCGAGACCGCCGTCGAGGCTTCGGAGCATCATGAAGGCGCCCTGACCGAGAACATCGACCGCAGCAGCTGGGTCACGATGAACGTCGACCGCGCCGTCGGCGAAGTCAACAGCCGCGTCCAGAGCGGCCTGGGCTTCCTGGCCACCGTGGGCTCGACCTCTCCCTTCATCGGTCTGTTCGGTACCGTGTGGGGCATTCTGCAGGCCCTGACCGCCATCGGCGTCGCCGGCCAGGCTTCGATCGACAAGGTGGCCGGCCCCGTGGGCGAGGCGCTGATCATGACCGCCATCGGTCTGGGCGTCGCCGTTCCGGCCGTGCTGGGCTACAACTGGCTGGTCAACCGCAACAAGCAGGTGATGGGCCAAGTGCGTGCCTTCGCTGCCGACCTGCATGGCGTGCTGATGGGCAACCGCGCCCTGGCCAAGCGCTAATTCAGCGCGCTGCTGGAGTCCAATCATGGGCATGAACGTCGGATCCTCCTCCGGCGAGGACGAAGTGGTCTCCACGATCAACACTACGCCCCTCGTGGACGTGATGCTGGTCCTGCTGATCATCTTCCTCATCACCATTCCGGTGGTGACGCAGTCGGTGACGTTGTCGCTCCCCAAGGAGACCAACGTTGTCCGGCAGACCAAGCCGGAGAACATTGAGCTGGCGGTGACCAAGGACGGCGACGTCTATTGGGCCACTGCCCTGGTGCCTGACCAGGAGGCCCTGGTGGCGCGCCTGAAGAAGGTGTCGGTGCTGAACCCGCAACCCGAGGTGCACATCCGTGGCGACGAGAAAGCGCGCTACGAATCCGTGGGCCGGGTGATGGTGGCGGCCCAGCGCGCCGGCATCCTGAAGATCAGCTTCGTCACCGAGCCTCCGGCTCGTGGCGGTTGATCGACACGAGGAGCGAAAAGCATGGGAATGAACGTAGGTAGCTCGTCGGGTGGCGATGAACCGGAAGTGATGCTGGACGTCAACACGACGCCGCTGATCGACGTGATGCTGGTCCTGCTGGTGATGCTGATCATCACCATCCCGATCCAGCTGCACTCGGTGAACCTGGACATGCCGGCCGGCAACCCGCCGCCGCCGACCAAGGAACCGATCGTGCATGAGGTCTTCATCGACTTCGACGGCACGGTCAGCTGGGACGGCGTCGCGCTGGCCAACCAGGCTTCTGTCGAGGCCAAGCTGGCCGAGATCGCCGCCGAGGCCGATCAGCCCGAGGTGCATATCAAGCCCAACAAGCTGGTCGAGTACGGCAGCGTGGCCGCCGTGATGGCCGCCGCCCAGCGCCTGGGCGTCAAGAAGATGGGCATGGTCGGCAACGAACAGTTCATCAATTGATGAGACTCGATTGATGGAACGCGCTGTCCGCGAGGGCGGCGCGTTTTTTTCTTAGGAGTAAGCGAAGCATGAAACTCAAGACTCTGGCCGGTGCCGCGGTGGGCGCAGCCGCCCTGGTGTTCGGCATGGGCCCGCAGGGCCAGATCGGTTTCCCGCAGGCCATGGCCCAGGAAACCGTGCGCCCCGAGGTGGGCAAGCATCTGAAGGATGCGGCCGCGCTGATCAAGGCCGGCAAGCACAAGGAAGCGCTGGCCAAGCTGCGCGACGCCGAAGCCGTCGGCGGCCGCACCGCGGCCGAGAACAATGCGATCGAGGGCACCCGCTTCTCGGCCGCGATGGGCGCCAACGACCCCGACTCGATGGCCCGCGCCTTCGACGTGCTGAAGCCCCGCCTGGCCGCGGCCCAGCAGCTGCAGTACATGGAGGCCGTGGCCGGCACCTATCTGCGCGCCGGCAATGCCGCCAAGGCGCTGGAATGGTCCAACCGCTACTTCGCCGCCGGCGGCACCAGCGGCACGATGAAGACCGTGCAGCAGCAGGCCCAGTTCAAGTCCGGCGACATGAGCGCCGTGCTGAAGGACACGCTGGCCGAGGTGCAGGCCGACGAGAAGGCCGGCCGCGCGCCCAGTCAGGACAAGCTGAACCTGCTGCTTTACGCGGCGCAGAAGAAGAACGACGGCGCCACCGAGGCGCTGGCGACCGAGAAGCTGCTGAACTACTACCCCCGCAAGGAACTGTGGGCGCAGATCCTCGGCGGCCTGCCGCAGAAGAAGGGCTTCTCGGCCCGCTTCGGCCTGGACGTCTACCGTCTGAAGCTGGCCACCGGCAATATGCGCGGCGCCGACGACTATATGGAGATGGCCCAGCTGGCCGCCCAGGCCGGCTTCCCGGAAGAGGGCAAGAAGGTCGTCGAGCAGGGCCTGGCCGCCAATGTGCTGGGCCAGGGCGCCGAGGGTGCGCGCCACAAGCGTCTGCTGGACCTGATGGTCAAGAAGATCGGTGAAGGCAAGGCCGCGTTCGCCGAGGCCGAGAAGGCCGCCAACGAGTCCAAGTCGGGTGACGAGCTGGTCAAGCTGGGCCTGACCCAGGTCTTCGGCGGCGACAAGGCCGGTGGCCTGAAGCTGGTCGAGGCCGGTGTGGCCAAGGGCAACTTCAAGCGTGCCGACGACGCCAAGTTCTACCAGGGCCTGGCCTATTACACCGGTGGCGACACCGCCAAGGCCCAGACGGCCTGGCGCGCGGTCAAGGGCACGGACGGCTCCGGCGAGCTGGCCCGCCTGTGGTCCATCCACGCCCGCTCGAAGAAGTAAGCAGGAGAGATTTCTCAGAAGCAAAACGGCCTCCCAGCGGAGGCCGTTTTTCATGGCGAGAAGACTTGGCCGATTACTTCGGTGCCAGGCGGATCGCGCCGTCCAGGCGGATCACCTCGCCGTTCAGCATGTCGTTGGTGACGATCTGGTGCACCAGCTTGGCATAGTCGGCCGGCGTACCCAGACGCGAGGGGAAGGGCACGTTGGCGGCCAGCGCGTCCTGCACCTCTTGCGGCATGCCGAACAGCATCGGCGTGCCGAAGATGCCCGGGGCGATGGTCATGTTGCGGATGCCGTTGCGGGCCAGGTCGCGCGCGATTGGCAGGGTCATGCCGACCACGCCGCCCTTGGAGGCCGCGTAGGCGGCCTGGCCGATCTGGCCGTCGTAGGCCGCGACCGAGGCGGTCGAGATCAGCACGCCGCGCTCGCCGGTGGCCTCGGGCTCGTTCTTGCTCATCGCCTCGGCGGCCAGGCGGATCATGTTGAAGCTGCCGACCAGATTCACGTTGATCACCTTGGCGAACAGGGCCAGCGCATGGGCACCGTCCTTGCCGACGGTCTTGGCCGCGGGCGCGATGCCGGCGCAGTTGACCAGGCCCATCAGCTTGCCCAGGCTCACGGCCTTGGCGACCACCGCCTGGCCATCGGCCTCCTGGCTGACATCGGCCTTGACGAAGGCGCCGCCCAGCTCGGCCGCCAGAGCCTCACCGCGCTCGACCTGCAGGTCGGCGATGACGACGGTCGCGCCCTCGCGCGCCAGCATGCGGGCCGTGCCTTCGCCCAGTCCCGAGGCGCCGCCGGTGATGATGAATACCTTGCCTGCGATCTCCATCTTGTCTGTCTCCTAAGGATTGAGTTACGTTGACGTAAACGTCAATTGTGGCGCAAATAAAAGGCCGCACGCGGCGGCCTTGGCGGGGCGGGGCGAGCTCAGCCCAGCGCGGCCAGCGCGCGGCCGGTGATCTCGTCGACCGAGCCGATGCCCTCGATGCGACGGTACTGCGGCGCCTGGGCGTCGCCGGTGGCGGCCCAGGAGGAGTAGTAGTCGACCAGCGGACGGGTCTGGGCCTGGTAGACCTCCAGGCGCTTCTTGACGGTCTCTTCCTTGTCGTCGTCGCGCTGGATCAGTTCCTCGCCGGTCTGGTCGTCCTTGCCGGCGACCTTGGGCGGGTTGAACTTGACATGGTAGGTGCGGCCCGAGGCCACATGCACGCGGCGGCCGCTCATGCGCTCGACGATGGCGCTGTCCGGCACGTCGATCTCCAGCACGAAGTCCAGCTTGACGCCGGCGGCCTTCATCGCGTCGGCCTGCGGGATGGTGCGCGGGAAGCCGTCGAACAGGAAGCCCTTGGCGCAATCCGGCTGGGCGATGCGTTCCTTGACCAGGCCGATGATGATGTCGTCGCTGACCAGCGCGCCGGCGTCCATCACCTTCTTGGCGGCCAGGCCCATCTCGGTGCCGGCCTTGATCGCGGCGCGCAGCATGTCGCCGGTCGAGATCTGCGGGATGCCGAATTTCTGGCAGATGAAGGCGGCTTGGGTGCCTTTGCCGGCGCCGGGGGCGCCCAGAAGAATCAGTCGCACGGGGTCTCCTCGATTTCCAAAAGAAGGGCCCCGCCTGACGCCGACGCCCTCGCAAACTGCGGGCGAGGATAGCATGGCGGGGCCTACGGCCCGCTGACGCGGACCGCGCTTGTCATAGCGCTGTAACTCAGCCGGCGGCGAACAGCGCGCGCACGCGGGCCAGGTCTTCCGGCGTGTCCACGCCGGGGCCGGGCTTGTCCTCGCTGACATGCACGGCGATGCGCTCGCCATGCCACAGCACGCGCAGCTGCTCCAGCGACTCGATCTGCTCCAGCGGGCTGGCCGCCAGGGTCGGGAAGCGGCGCAGGAAGCCGGCGTGATAGGCGTACAGGCCCACATGGCGCAGCGCCGCGCCCGGCTTCGGGCCCTGGGCGTCGCGCCACCAGGGGATGGGGGCGCGCGAGAAATAGAGCGCGGTGCCGCGCGCGTCGGCCACCAGCTTGACCACGTTCGGGTTGGCGAACTCGGCCGCATCCTCCAGCGCATGCGCCACGGTGGCCATCACGCAATCCTCGCGCCGGCCCAGCAGCTCGGCGCAGGCATCGATCATCGCCGGCGCGATCAAGGGCTCGTCGCCTTGCACATTGACGACCAGCTCGCGGCCGTCCAGCCCCAGCAGCTCGCAGGCCTCGGCCAGCCGGTCGCTGCCGGAGGCATGGTCGGCGCGCGTCATCAGCGCGCGCACGCCATGGGCCTCGCAGGCGGCCCGCACCTCGGGCGCGTCGGTGGCGACCACCACCTGGCGCGCCTTCGAAAGCGCGGCGCGCTGCGCCACCCGCACGATCATCGGCAGGCCCTGGATGTCGGCCAGCGGCTTGTTCGGCAGGCGGGTCGAGGCCAGCCGCGCCGGCACGATGACGGTGAAGCTCATGCCTGCGGCGCGGGGGCGGTGGGCGCGTCCAGCGGCCGTGCCTCGTTCTCCAGCATCACCGGGATGCCGTCGCGCACCGGAAAGGCCAGGCGGTCGGCATGGCAGATCAGCTCGCGCCCGCCCTGTTCGCCGCGCTGATGCTCCAGCGGCCCCTTGCAGATCGGGCAGACCAGCATTTCCAGCAATCGGATGTCCATATCGTTGTTAGCTCAGCAGCGCGTCCAGCTCCCGCTGCCACGCGCGCTCAAAAGATTCGTCGGGCCTGAAGTCTAGCGCCACCACCCAGGCCCGGGTGCTTCCCAGGCGCGCCGGGTCGAGCTTGACCGCATCCTTCTCGGTGATCAGCAGCTCCGGCGTGTCGGCCGGCCAGGGCAGGGCGGCGAAGTCGAAATGGTCGGGCAGGGCCAGACCCTGTACCTGCAGACCCTGCGCACGCAGCATGCCGAAGAAGCGCTCCGGCTGCGCCATGCCGGCGGCGGCCAGCACGGGCCGGCCCTGCAGCGCGCGCAGCGCGGCCGGATCGGCCGGCTCGCCGCGCCACCAGGCCGCAAGCTCCACCGCGCCGGCCAGCTCGCGCCGCGCCAGATGGCCGGCCAGCGGCGTGCTGGGCATGGTGGCGTTGTAGAGCACCAGGGCCGGCTCGGCGCTCAGCGGGCGGCGCTGGCGCAGCGGGCCGGCCGGCAGCAGCCGGCCATTGCCCAGGCCGCGCTCGTCGAACACCAGCACGCTCAATTGCCGCGGCAGGCGCCAATGCTGCAGCCCGTCATCGCTGATCAGCAGCTGCAGCCCCGGATGCGCGGCCAGCAGCGCGCGCGCCGCGGCCACGCGGTCGCGCCCCACCGCCACCGACGCGCCGCTGCGCAGATGGATCAGCAGCGGCTCGTCGCCGACCTCGCGCGCATTGCTGTCGCGCGTCACCAGCCGGATGCCATCGTCCTTGCGGCCATAGCCGCGCGAGATCACGCCGGCCCGGATTCCGCGCGCCTGCAGCAGGCGCAGCAGGGCCAGGGTAGTCGGCGTCTTGCCGGCCCCGCCGACGATCCAGTTGCCGACCACGACCACCGGCACCGGCAACGCCTCGGTCTTGAGCCAGCCCCAGCGATACAGCGCGGCGCGCAGGGCGCTCAGGACGCCATAGAGCCCACCCAGCGGTCGCAGGGCCTGGGCCAGCGGCCCGCCCTCGCGCCAGGCGCGCTGCAGGCGCTCCGCCGCGCTCATTTGTTCTGGGTCTGGGCCGCGAAGGTCAGGCGCGACAGCCCGGCGCGGCGCGCCGCGTCCATCACGTTGACGACCGACTGGTGCGCCGCGGCGGCGTCGGCCGAGACGATCACCATCACCTCGGCGTTGCCGCCCGAGGCCTGGCGCAGCGCCGCGGCCAGCAGCTCGGGCGAGCGGCCGTCGACCGCGTCGCGGTTGATCGCATAGCGGCCGTCGGCCGAGATCGCGACCAGGATCTCCTTGGGCCGCTCCTTCATCGCCTCGGCCTCGGCCGTCGGCAGGGTGACCTGCAGTTCGGTGAACTTGCTGTAGGTGGTGGACAGCATCAGGAAGATCAGCACCACCAGCAGCACGTCGATGAAGGGGATCAGGTTGATCTCGGGCTCGTCGGCCCGGCTGCGCTGGCGGAACTTCATCGCTCGCGCCTCCCGCTCAGCCGCGCCCGCCGGTGCGCGAGGTCTGCGCCGCCTGCATCGATTGCGCCTGCAGATGGGCCTGCATGTTCGCCAGCTGGGTGAAGCGGGTCAGGTGCGTCATGAAGCGCTCGCTGGCCTGCTCCAGCTCCAGCACATAGGCCTCGACCAGGCCGCGGAAGTAGCGATAGCACATCAGCGAGGGGATCGCGATGATCAGGCCGAAGGCGGTGTTGTAGAGCGCGATCGAGATGCCATGCGCCAGCTGGGCCGGGTTGCCGCCGGTCGGGCTCTGGCTGCCGAAGATCTCGATCATGCCGACCACGGTGCCCAAGAGGCCCAAGAGCGGCGCCGCGGTGGCGATCGTGCCCAGGGTGTTCAGGTAGCGCTCCAGGCGGTGGATCGCGGAGCGGCCGGCCAGCTCGAAGGTCTGGCGCAGGCGCGCGTCCGGCAGGCGCGGCTCGGCGATCACCGCGCGCAGGCCCGAGGCCAGCACCTGGCCCAGCAGCGAGTTGTCGGCCAGCTTGTTGACCACATCGGCCGCCGGCAGCTGCTGGCTGGTGACCGACAGCACCTCGTCGAGCAGGGTGGGCGGCGCGATCTTGGCGGCGCGCAGGCTGGAGAAGCGTTCGATGATCAGGGCCAGGGCCACGACGGAGCACAGCAGGAGCGGCCAGATCGGCCAGCCGGCGGCTTGTATGATCGAAAACAAGGCTGGTATCCCCTTAGGAAAATGCCGGTCCGCCCCGCTGGGCGCCCGGTCAGGCTGCGCGCGATTATGGCCCCAAGCCGGGCCCGCCAGACCCGATCCGGGTCAGGTCTTGCCCGGGGCGTCCAGACAATCCACCGAGCCTGTGGATAACTTTGTGGGCAAGCGGCTCCGGCGGCGGGCGAGTCCCCGCAGAATCAAGCAGTTGCTTAGTTTGCCTATTTTTTAAGCAGGAAAAAGCTCTTGAAAAACAAGCGTTTATGCGCGTGTGACGACAGCGTGACAGGCCGAATGGCCCGCCAGGGCCCATGGGCCGCGGCTGTGGAGTTCTACCCCCGCGCCGGCATTGGGTTTGCGCATGGTTGAGCCCTGGAAAGCCGCACCGCAACGTGTGGTCTGGGGCGTCGCGGGCCTGCTGCGCGCGGTCTCGGATGCGCTCTCCGCACGCTTCGCGGTCTGCACCGTGCAGGGCGAGATCTCGGGCTTCACCCGCGCCGCCAGCGGCCACAGCTACTTCAGCCTGAAGGACGCCGAGGGCGAGGCCGGGCTGCTGCGCTGCGCGATGTTCCGCCGCGCCGGCGGCTACCTGGATTTCACGCCCGGCGACGGCCAACTGGTCGAGCTGCGCGGGCGGCTGGCGCTGTACGAGCCGCGCGGCGAGCTGCAGTTCATCGTCGAGAGCATGCGCCGCGCCGGTGCCGGGGCGCTGTACGAACAATTCCTGCGCCTGAAGGCCAAGCTGGAGGCGGAAGGGCTGTTCGACCCCTCGGTGAAGCGGGCGCTGCCGGCCTTCCCGCTGCGGCTGGGCGTGATCACCTCGACCGCCGGTGCCGCGCTGCACGATGTGCTGACCGCGCTGCGCCGGCGCGCGCCGCAGGTGGAGGTGATCGTCTACCCGAGCCCGGTGCAGGGCGCCGAGGCGCCGCCGGCCCTGGTGCGCGCGCTGCAGCAGGCCAACGAGCGCCTGGAGGTCGATGCGCTGCTGCTGTGCCGCGGCGGCGGCTCGCTGGAGGACCTCTGGGCCTTCAACGACGAGCGGGTCGTGCGCGCGGTGGCCGGTTCGGCCCTGCCGGTGGTCTGCGGCGTCGGCCATGAGACCGACGTGACCCTGTGCGACCTGGCCGCCGATCTGCGCGCGCCGACGCCCACCGCGGCCGCCGAGCTGGCCGCGCCGGAGCGCGCCGGCGAGCTGGAGCGGCTGCGGGCGCTGGCGCGCGCGCTGACGCGGCGCATGGACCAGCGCCTGGACAACGCCGCCCAGCGCCTGGACCGCGCTGCCCTGCTGCTGGCCCGGCCCAGCGCCGCGCTGGCGCAGCAGCGCCGCCGCCAGGCCCTGCTGGCGCAGCGCTGGGGTCAGGCCTTGCCACGGCGGGTCGAGCGCCAGCAGCAGCTGCTGGAGCAGCTGGAGGCGCGCCAGCGCCGCGCCGGCGCCGCGCTGCTGCAGCGCCAGGCGCTGCGGCTGGATGCGCTGCAGGCGCGGCTCAATGCGCTGGATCCGCGCCAGGTGCTGGCGCGTGGCTACGCCTGGCTGGACGACGGCCAGGGCCGGGCGCTGGCCTCGGTTGCCCAGCTGCAGACCGGCGCCGAGGTGCAGGCCGTGCTGGCCGATGGCGATGCGCGCATGAAGGTACTCAGCACGCGCATGAGGGAATAGACAGCTGCCTACAATGGCCGCCGGACTGAATCTTCCACCCGAACGAGCTTAGAGGAGTTGATATGGAACATACCTTGCCCGCCTTGCCCTATGCCAAGGACGCCCTGGCCCCGCATTACAGCGCCGAGACGCTGGAGTTCCACCACGGCAAGCATCACAACGCCTATGTGGTGAACCTGAACAACCTGCAGAAGGGCACCGAGTTCGAGAACAAGACGCTGGAAGAGATCGTCAAGACCTCCAGCGGCGGCATCTACAACAACGCCGCCCAGATCTGGAACCACACCTTCTTCTGGAACTGCATGAAGCCGCAGGGCGGCGGCGCTCCGAGCGGCGCGCTGGCCGACGCGATCAATGCCAAGTGGGGCAGCTACG
This genomic stretch from Roseateles sp. DAIF2 harbors:
- a CDS encoding MotA/TolQ/ExbB proton channel family protein, producing MISRISGLFAAIAFAATLAVSPLTATAQAADAASAAPAATETAAPAADAAPAAAPADAAHAKPADNPYGLKAMIDHGDAVSKGVLALLLIMSIGSWYILIVRLWDTHKLAGEAKEVRATFFKKASIAEGVKSLKEAGAFRYIAETAVEASEHHEGALTENIDRSSWVTMNVDRAVGEVNSRVQSGLGFLATVGSTSPFIGLFGTVWGILQALTAIGVAGQASIDKVAGPVGEALIMTAIGLGVAVPAVLGYNWLVNRNKQVMGQVRAFAADLHGVLMGNRALAKR
- a CDS encoding biopolymer transporter ExbD is translated as MKFRQRSRADEPEINLIPFIDVLLVVLIFLMLSTTYSKFTELQVTLPTAEAEAMKERPKEILVAISADGRYAINRDAVDGRSPELLAAALRQASGGNAEVMVIVSADAAAAHQSVVNVMDAARRAGLSRLTFAAQTQNK
- the xseA gene encoding exodeoxyribonuclease VII large subunit, which codes for MVEPWKAAPQRVVWGVAGLLRAVSDALSARFAVCTVQGEISGFTRAASGHSYFSLKDAEGEAGLLRCAMFRRAGGYLDFTPGDGQLVELRGRLALYEPRGELQFIVESMRRAGAGALYEQFLRLKAKLEAEGLFDPSVKRALPAFPLRLGVITSTAGAALHDVLTALRRRAPQVEVIVYPSPVQGAEAPPALVRALQQANERLEVDALLLCRGGGSLEDLWAFNDERVVRAVAGSALPVVCGVGHETDVTLCDLAADLRAPTPTAAAELAAPERAGELERLRALARALTRRMDQRLDNAAQRLDRAALLLARPSAALAQQRRRQALLAQRWGQALPRRVERQQQLLEQLEARQRRAGAALLQRQALRLDALQARLNALDPRQVLARGYAWLDDGQGRALASVAQLQTGAEVQAVLADGDARMKVLSTRMRE
- the kdsB gene encoding 3-deoxy-manno-octulosonate cytidylyltransferase, coding for MSFTVIVPARLASTRLPNKPLADIQGLPMIVRVAQRAALSKARQVVVATDAPEVRAACEAHGVRALMTRADHASGSDRLAEACELLGLDGRELVVNVQGDEPLIAPAMIDACAELLGRREDCVMATVAHALEDAAEFANPNVVKLVADARGTALYFSRAPIPWWRDAQGPKPGAALRHVGLYAYHAGFLRRFPTLAASPLEQIESLEQLRVLWHGERIAVHVSEDKPGPGVDTPEDLARVRALFAAG
- the lpxK gene encoding tetraacyldisaccharide 4'-kinase; the encoded protein is MSAAERLQRAWREGGPLAQALRPLGGLYGVLSALRAALYRWGWLKTEALPVPVVVVGNWIVGGAGKTPTTLALLRLLQARGIRAGVISRGYGRKDDGIRLVTRDSNAREVGDEPLLIHLRSGASVAVGRDRVAAARALLAAHPGLQLLISDDGLQHWRLPRQLSVLVFDERGLGNGRLLPAGPLRQRRPLSAEPALVLYNATMPSTPLAGHLARRELAGAVELAAWWRGEPADPAALRALQGRPVLAAAGMAQPERFFGMLRAQGLQVQGLALPDHFDFAALPWPADTPELLITEKDAVKLDPARLGSTRAWVVALDFRPDESFERAWQRELDALLS
- a CDS encoding MotA/TolQ/ExbB proton channel family protein, whose product is MFSIIQAAGWPIWPLLLCSVVALALIIERFSSLRAAKIAPPTLLDEVLSVTSQQLPAADVVNKLADNSLLGQVLASGLRAVIAEPRLPDARLRQTFELAGRSAIHRLERYLNTLGTIATAAPLLGLLGTVVGMIEIFGSQSPTGGNPAQLAHGISIALYNTAFGLIIAIPSLMCYRYFRGLVEAYVLELEQASERFMTHLTRFTQLANMQAHLQAQSMQAAQTSRTGGRG
- a CDS encoding superoxide dismutase, giving the protein MEHTLPALPYAKDALAPHYSAETLEFHHGKHHNAYVVNLNNLQKGTEFENKTLEEIVKTSSGGIYNNAAQIWNHTFFWNCMKPQGGGAPSGALADAINAKWGSYDAFKEAFTKSAVGNFGSGWTWLVKKADGSVDIVNTGAAGTPLTTADKALLTVDVWEHAYYIDYRNLRPKFVEAFLNHLVNWQFAEANFSN
- a CDS encoding biopolymer transporter ExbD; amino-acid sequence: MGMNVGSSSGEDEVVSTINTTPLVDVMLVLLIIFLITIPVVTQSVTLSLPKETNVVRQTKPENIELAVTKDGDVYWATALVPDQEALVARLKKVSVLNPQPEVHIRGDEKARYESVGRVMVAAQRAGILKISFVTEPPARGG
- a CDS encoding Trm112 family protein codes for the protein MDIRLLEMLVCPICKGPLEHQRGEQGGRELICHADRLAFPVRDGIPVMLENEARPLDAPTAPAPQA
- the adk gene encoding adenylate kinase, giving the protein MRLILLGAPGAGKGTQAAFICQKFGIPQISTGDMLRAAIKAGTEMGLAAKKVMDAGALVSDDIIIGLVKERIAQPDCAKGFLFDGFPRTIPQADAMKAAGVKLDFVLEIDVPDSAIVERMSGRRVHVASGRTYHVKFNPPKVAGKDDQTGEELIQRDDDKEETVKKRLEVYQAQTRPLVDYYSSWAATGDAQAPQYRRIEGIGSVDEITGRALAALG
- a CDS encoding biopolymer transporter ExbD, which produces MGMNVGSSSGGDEPEVMLDVNTTPLIDVMLVLLVMLIITIPIQLHSVNLDMPAGNPPPPTKEPIVHEVFIDFDGTVSWDGVALANQASVEAKLAEIAAEADQPEVHIKPNKLVEYGSVAAVMAAAQRLGVKKMGMVGNEQFIN
- a CDS encoding 3-hydroxyacyl-CoA dehydrogenase; amino-acid sequence: MEIAGKVFIITGGASGLGEGTARMLAREGATVVIADLQVERGEALAAELGGAFVKADVSQEADGQAVVAKAVSLGKLMGLVNCAGIAPAAKTVGKDGAHALALFAKVINVNLVGSFNMIRLAAEAMSKNEPEATGERGVLISTASVAAYDGQIGQAAYAASKGGVVGMTLPIARDLARNGIRNMTIAPGIFGTPMLFGMPQEVQDALAANVPFPSRLGTPADYAKLVHQIVTNDMLNGEVIRLDGAIRLAPK